One Stenotrophomonas maltophilia DNA window includes the following coding sequences:
- the ampR gene encoding LysR family transcriptional regulator AmpR, giving the protein MLHPTLPLNALRAFEAAARHQNFTRAALELCVSQAALSHQIRGLEDRLGIRLFHRLPRGVALTDEGAALYPVLNESFERISASIARYTGGPAREVLTLGVVGTFATGWLLPRLAAFEAAHPDIELRLQTHNNRIDLAGEGLDLAIRFGDGDWQGQACTAILDAPFAPLCAPALARRLKQPRDLGTLPLLRSYRSDEWPRWLQAAGVSGVEARGPVFDSSLTVAMAAVGGAGVALLPLRMFEQELAEGRLLQPFSTTLELGRYWLTRLRSRAEREPAKRFREWLQTQGA; this is encoded by the coding sequence ATGTTGCACCCTACCCTGCCCCTGAACGCGCTGCGCGCCTTCGAGGCCGCCGCCCGCCACCAGAACTTCACCCGCGCCGCGCTGGAGCTGTGTGTCAGCCAGGCCGCGCTGAGCCATCAGATCCGTGGGCTGGAAGACCGGCTCGGCATCCGCCTGTTCCACCGCCTGCCGCGGGGCGTGGCACTCACCGATGAGGGCGCGGCGCTGTACCCGGTGCTCAACGAATCGTTCGAGCGCATCTCGGCCAGCATCGCGCGCTACACCGGTGGCCCGGCCCGTGAAGTACTGACGTTGGGCGTGGTCGGGACCTTCGCCACCGGCTGGCTGCTGCCACGGCTGGCCGCGTTCGAGGCCGCGCACCCGGACATCGAGCTGCGCCTGCAGACCCACAACAACCGCATCGACCTGGCCGGTGAAGGCCTGGACCTGGCGATCCGGTTTGGTGATGGCGACTGGCAGGGCCAGGCCTGCACGGCGATCCTCGATGCGCCCTTCGCACCGCTGTGCGCGCCGGCATTGGCGCGGCGGCTGAAGCAGCCACGCGACCTGGGCACGCTGCCATTGCTGCGCTCCTACCGCAGCGACGAATGGCCGCGCTGGCTGCAGGCGGCAGGGGTCAGTGGCGTGGAAGCGCGCGGGCCGGTGTTCGATTCGTCGTTGACGGTGGCGATGGCCGCGGTCGGCGGCGCCGGCGTGGCGCTGCTGCCGCTGCGCATGTTCGAGCAGGAGCTGGCCGAGGGTCGCCTGCTGCAGCCGTTCAGCACCACGCTGGAGCTGGGGCGCTACTGGCTGACGCGGCTGCGCTCGCGGGCCGAGCGTGAGCCTGCCAAACGCTTCCGCGAGTGGCTGCAGACGCAGGGCGCGTAG
- a CDS encoding O-acetylhomoserine aminocarboxypropyltransferase/cysteine synthase family protein, with amino-acid sequence MSDPQWQLETLAVHGGYRPDPTTRAVAVPIYQTVAYAFDDTQHGADLFDLKVPGNIYTRIMNPTTDVLEQRLAALDGGIGALALASGQAAITYAIQTIAEAGDNIVASSALYGGSLNLLAHTLPQYGIQARFADPADPSAFAGLIDERTKAVFVESIGNPRGNVTDIAAIAEVAHAAGVPLIVDNTVATPFLLRPFEHGADIVVHSLTKYLGGHGNSLGGAIIDSGRFDWAAQPQRFARLNQPDPSYHGVVYTEALGPAAYIGRARVVPLRNTGAALSPFNAFLILQGIETLALRMERINANALAVAQFLKAHDKVAWVRYAGLADDPEHAAAQRYLGGHGSGVLTFGLPGGREAGARFLDALKLFTRLVNLGDAKSLATHPASTTHRQLDAAELAKAGVSEDTVRLSIGIEHIGDLRTDLEQALAGA; translated from the coding sequence ATGAGCGACCCGCAGTGGCAACTGGAAACCCTGGCCGTGCACGGCGGCTACCGTCCCGACCCGACCACCCGCGCGGTGGCGGTGCCGATTTACCAGACGGTGGCGTATGCCTTCGATGACACCCAGCACGGCGCCGACCTGTTCGATCTGAAGGTACCAGGCAACATCTACACCCGCATCATGAACCCCACCACCGACGTGCTGGAGCAGCGCCTGGCCGCGCTGGACGGTGGCATCGGTGCGCTGGCGCTGGCCTCGGGGCAGGCCGCGATCACCTATGCCATCCAGACCATCGCCGAGGCCGGTGACAACATCGTCGCCTCCAGCGCGCTGTATGGCGGCAGCCTCAACCTGCTGGCGCACACCTTGCCGCAGTACGGCATCCAGGCGCGCTTCGCCGACCCGGCCGATCCATCCGCGTTCGCAGGGTTGATCGACGAGCGCACCAAGGCGGTGTTCGTCGAATCGATCGGCAACCCGCGTGGCAACGTCACCGACATCGCGGCGATTGCCGAGGTCGCGCATGCCGCTGGCGTGCCGCTGATCGTGGACAACACGGTGGCCACGCCATTCCTGCTGCGCCCGTTCGAGCACGGCGCCGACATCGTGGTGCATTCGCTGACCAAGTACCTCGGGGGCCACGGCAATAGTCTCGGCGGTGCGATCATCGACTCGGGCCGCTTCGACTGGGCCGCGCAGCCCCAACGCTTCGCCCGCCTCAACCAGCCCGACCCGAGCTACCACGGCGTGGTCTATACCGAAGCGCTGGGGCCGGCGGCCTACATCGGCCGCGCGCGGGTGGTGCCGCTGCGCAATACCGGCGCGGCGCTGTCGCCGTTCAACGCGTTCCTGATCCTGCAGGGCATCGAAACCCTGGCGCTGCGCATGGAACGCATCAACGCCAACGCGTTGGCCGTTGCACAGTTCCTGAAGGCGCACGACAAGGTGGCCTGGGTGCGTTACGCCGGGTTGGCCGACGACCCCGAGCACGCCGCCGCGCAGCGCTATCTGGGCGGGCACGGTTCTGGCGTGCTGACCTTCGGCCTGCCGGGTGGCCGTGAAGCCGGCGCACGCTTCCTCGATGCACTGAAGCTGTTCACCCGCCTGGTCAACCTGGGCGACGCGAAGTCGCTGGCCACCCATCCTGCCTCGACCACTCATCGCCAGCTGGATGCAGCGGAGCTGGCCAAGGCCGGCGTCAGCGAAGACACCGTGCGGCTGTCGATCGGCATCGAGCACATCGGCGACCTGCGCACCGACCTGGAGCAGGCCCTGGCCGGCGCCTGA
- the ybaL gene encoding YbaL family putative K(+) efflux transporter: protein MHHDTDLINIVAVGLGLAFIFGALANKLRLSPLVGYLVAGICVGPFTPGFVADQALANQLAELGVMLLMFGVGLHFSLKDLMAVKAIAIPGAIGQIAVATLLGWGVASLMGWPAIHGVIFGFSLATASTVVLLRAMEERRLLETMRGKIAVGWLIVEDLACVLALVMMPVMAGVFGPDAAKESHSLGSVLADIGWTFVQLGLFVAVMLVVGRRVIPWILERIAGTGSRELFTLSVLAIALGVAFGSAMLFGVSFALGAFFAGMLLNESELSHKAAHDSLPLRDAFAVLFFVSVGMLFDPNILIQHPWQVLATVLIIMFGKSAAAFFIVRAFGHPTSTALTISASLAQIGEFAFIIAGLGVALQILPKEGQSLVLAGALVSIMLNPLVFGLLDRWQAKQEQQPQPAEPEEAIGPSRDLNGHAIVIGYGRVGSELAQVLRDRGVPVLVIDDNKEHVEQAHAKGLAAIRGSAAADRVLAEAHPERAKIAVLAIPQPLEAGEALAKLRAINPELTLLARAHSDAEVKHLLEHGADGTVMAERELAYSLAEMVMSTPPYRGLGQHSIPVV from the coding sequence ATGCACCATGACACCGACCTGATCAACATCGTTGCCGTTGGCCTCGGGCTCGCCTTCATCTTCGGCGCGCTGGCCAACAAGCTCCGCTTGTCTCCCCTGGTCGGTTACCTGGTTGCTGGCATCTGCGTAGGCCCGTTCACTCCCGGCTTCGTTGCCGACCAGGCGCTGGCCAACCAGCTGGCCGAGCTGGGCGTGATGCTGCTGATGTTCGGCGTCGGCCTGCACTTCTCGCTGAAGGACCTGATGGCGGTCAAGGCCATCGCCATCCCCGGTGCCATCGGGCAGATCGCGGTCGCTACCCTGCTCGGCTGGGGCGTGGCCTCGCTGATGGGCTGGCCCGCCATCCATGGCGTCATCTTCGGTTTCTCGCTGGCCACGGCCAGTACCGTCGTGCTGTTGCGGGCGATGGAGGAGCGCCGCCTGCTGGAAACCATGCGCGGCAAGATCGCGGTCGGCTGGCTGATCGTGGAAGACCTGGCCTGTGTGCTGGCGCTGGTGATGATGCCGGTGATGGCCGGTGTGTTCGGCCCCGATGCGGCCAAGGAATCGCACTCGCTGGGCAGCGTGCTGGCCGACATCGGCTGGACTTTCGTGCAGCTTGGCCTGTTCGTGGCGGTGATGCTGGTGGTCGGCCGCCGGGTCATTCCGTGGATTCTCGAACGCATCGCCGGTACCGGCTCGCGCGAGCTGTTCACCCTGTCGGTGCTGGCGATCGCGCTGGGCGTGGCATTCGGCTCGGCGATGCTGTTCGGCGTCTCGTTCGCGCTGGGCGCGTTCTTCGCCGGCATGCTGCTCAACGAATCGGAGCTGAGCCACAAGGCCGCGCATGATTCGCTGCCGCTGCGCGATGCTTTCGCGGTGCTGTTCTTCGTCTCGGTCGGCATGCTGTTCGATCCGAACATCCTCATCCAACACCCGTGGCAGGTGCTGGCCACCGTGCTGATCATCATGTTCGGCAAGTCGGCCGCCGCCTTCTTCATCGTGCGTGCATTCGGCCACCCGACCAGCACTGCGCTGACCATCTCGGCCAGCCTGGCGCAGATCGGCGAGTTCGCCTTCATCATCGCCGGCCTCGGCGTGGCCCTGCAGATCCTGCCGAAGGAAGGCCAGTCGCTGGTACTGGCCGGTGCGCTGGTGTCGATCATGCTCAACCCGCTGGTCTTCGGGCTGCTGGACCGTTGGCAGGCCAAGCAGGAACAGCAGCCGCAGCCGGCCGAGCCGGAAGAGGCGATCGGCCCATCGCGTGATCTGAACGGGCACGCGATCGTGATCGGCTACGGCCGGGTCGGCAGCGAGCTGGCGCAGGTGCTGCGCGATCGCGGCGTGCCGGTGCTGGTGATCGATGACAACAAGGAACATGTCGAGCAGGCACATGCCAAGGGCCTGGCCGCGATCCGCGGCAGTGCTGCTGCCGACCGGGTGCTGGCCGAGGCCCATCCGGAGCGCGCGAAGATTGCGGTGCTGGCCATTCCGCAGCCGCTGGAGGCCGGTGAGGCACTGGCCAAGCTGCGGGCGATCAACCCGGAGCTGACCCTGCTGGCGCGCGCGCACAGCGATGCGGAAGTGAAGCATCTGCTGGAACACGGTGCGGATGGCACGGTGATGGCCGAGCGTGAGCTGGCGTACTCGCTGGCGGAGATGGTGATGTCCACGCCGCCGTATCGCGGGCTGGGACAGCACAGTATTCCGGTGGTGTGA
- a CDS encoding ABC-F family ATP-binding cassette domain-containing protein, translating to MISLRNFALRRGERLLLSNVDLTLHAGYRVGVVGRNGAGKSSLFAAVKGELEADKGDVDLPGKVRIASVAQETPSLPDPALSFVLGGDIEVAAVLAAEAEATAREDWEAVAEAHTKMAELNAYDAEARAGKLLHGLGFPAETHHRAVSSFSGGWRVRLNLARALMMPSDLLLLDEPTNHLDLDAVYWLEQWLLKYPGTLLLISHDREFLDNVATHTLHLHGGGAKLYPGGYTDFERQRAEQLRQQQIAHEKEQAERAHLQSFIDRFKAQASKAAQAQSRMKRLAKLAGTEAVRAEREFRIEFAPPAKLPFSLIRLNHVEAGYGKDAVILHNVGFGLEAGQRIGLLGPNGAGKTTLVKTLVGELAPIVGERMAHPDLKIGYFAQHTVESLHEGQSPMEHFREIAPDAPNQSFRDFLGKWNFPGDRAFEPVDGFSGGERARLALALIAWQQPNVLLLDEPTNHLDLEMREALAEALATFEGAIVMVSHDRHLIGLVCDTYWRVADGVVEPFDGDLDAYAAWLRTRPQAQGTKARMEQVEEPVVVKTAPVAQVVQKKPVNPHKLAAAEAKVAELEGALAELDRQLADPANYADATRMAVIGRDRETAAAQLEKAEAAWMELLES from the coding sequence ATGATTTCGCTTCGTAATTTCGCCTTGCGCCGCGGCGAGCGGCTGCTGTTGTCCAATGTCGACCTGACCCTGCACGCCGGTTACCGGGTGGGTGTGGTCGGCCGCAACGGTGCTGGCAAGTCCAGCCTGTTCGCGGCGGTGAAGGGCGAGCTGGAGGCGGACAAGGGCGATGTCGATCTGCCCGGCAAGGTGCGCATCGCCAGCGTGGCCCAGGAAACCCCGTCGCTGCCCGACCCGGCGCTGAGCTTCGTGCTGGGCGGCGACATCGAGGTGGCCGCCGTGCTGGCCGCCGAGGCCGAGGCGACCGCCCGCGAAGACTGGGAAGCGGTGGCCGAAGCGCATACGAAGATGGCCGAGCTCAATGCCTACGACGCCGAAGCGCGCGCCGGCAAGCTGCTGCATGGCCTGGGCTTCCCGGCCGAGACCCACCATCGCGCGGTGTCCTCGTTCTCCGGCGGCTGGCGCGTGCGCCTGAACCTGGCACGCGCGCTGATGATGCCCAGCGATCTGCTGCTGCTGGACGAACCGACCAACCACCTGGATCTGGACGCGGTGTACTGGCTGGAACAGTGGCTGCTGAAGTACCCGGGCACGCTGCTGCTGATCTCGCATGACCGCGAGTTCCTCGACAACGTGGCCACCCACACCCTGCATCTGCACGGTGGCGGCGCCAAGCTCTACCCGGGCGGCTACACCGATTTCGAGCGCCAGCGCGCCGAACAGCTGCGCCAGCAGCAGATCGCGCACGAGAAGGAACAGGCCGAGCGCGCCCACCTGCAGAGCTTCATCGACCGCTTCAAGGCGCAGGCCAGCAAGGCCGCGCAGGCGCAGAGCCGCATGAAGCGCCTGGCCAAGCTGGCCGGCACCGAAGCGGTGCGCGCCGAGCGCGAGTTCCGCATCGAGTTCGCGCCGCCGGCCAAGCTGCCGTTCTCGCTGATCCGCCTGAACCACGTCGAGGCCGGCTACGGCAAGGACGCGGTGATCCTGCACAACGTCGGCTTCGGCCTGGAAGCGGGCCAGCGCATCGGCCTGCTCGGCCCGAACGGTGCCGGTAAGACCACCCTGGTGAAGACCCTGGTGGGCGAGCTGGCGCCGATCGTTGGCGAGCGCATGGCGCATCCGGACCTGAAGATCGGCTACTTCGCCCAGCACACGGTGGAATCGCTGCACGAAGGCCAGTCGCCGATGGAGCACTTCCGCGAGATCGCCCCGGATGCACCGAACCAGTCGTTCCGCGACTTCCTCGGCAAGTGGAATTTCCCGGGCGACCGCGCATTCGAGCCGGTGGATGGTTTCTCCGGTGGCGAGCGCGCGCGCCTGGCGTTGGCGCTGATCGCCTGGCAGCAGCCGAACGTGCTGCTGCTGGACGAACCGACCAACCACCTTGACCTGGAAATGCGCGAAGCGCTGGCCGAAGCGCTGGCCACCTTCGAAGGCGCGATCGTGATGGTCTCGCATGACCGCCATCTGATCGGCCTGGTCTGCGATACCTACTGGCGCGTGGCCGATGGCGTGGTCGAGCCGTTCGACGGTGACCTCGACGCCTACGCGGCCTGGCTGCGCACCCGTCCGCAGGCGCAGGGCACCAAGGCGCGCATGGAACAGGTGGAAGAGCCGGTGGTGGTCAAGACCGCACCGGTGGCGCAGGTGGTGCAGAAGAAGCCGGTGAACCCACACAAGCTGGCCGCCGCCGAAGCCAAGGTGGCCGAGCTGGAAGGTGCGCTGGCCGAGCTGGACCGCCAGCTGGCCGACCCGGCCAACTACGCCGATGCCACCCGCATGGCGGTTATCGGCCGTGACCGCGAAACCGCTGCCGCCCAGCTGGAAAAAGCCGAGGCAGCGTGGATGGAGCTGCTGGAGTCCTGA
- a CDS encoding response regulator transcription factor: protein MQPSPWTPTASGTPTQVLLVEDDRRLAELVSDYLHEHGFAVQHVARGDLAGAACRQHAPELVVLDLMLPGLGGIDVCRQIRSFSDVPILMLTACEDDIEQVLGLESGADDYVHKPIEPRLLLARLRALLRRRHGSSNTGTPCRLMHGELLIDRMQREVHLHGQPVDMGTTEFEILWLLASQPGQILSRDQILQAVRGIGFDGLDRSVDVSIGKLRRKLGDDAREPRRIKTVWGRGYQFNPSAWTA, encoded by the coding sequence ATGCAGCCATCTCCCTGGACACCCACCGCCAGCGGCACACCGACCCAGGTCCTGCTGGTGGAAGACGATCGTCGCCTGGCCGAGCTGGTCAGCGATTACCTCCACGAACATGGCTTCGCCGTGCAGCACGTCGCGCGTGGCGACCTGGCCGGCGCCGCCTGCCGCCAGCATGCGCCGGAACTGGTGGTGCTGGACCTGATGCTGCCGGGCCTCGGTGGCATCGATGTATGCCGGCAGATCCGCAGTTTCTCGGATGTGCCGATCCTGATGCTGACCGCCTGCGAGGACGACATCGAGCAGGTGCTGGGCCTGGAATCGGGCGCCGACGACTATGTGCACAAGCCGATCGAGCCGCGCCTGCTGCTGGCCCGCCTGCGCGCCCTGCTGCGCCGCCGCCATGGCAGCAGCAACACCGGCACGCCCTGCCGCCTGATGCACGGCGAGCTGCTGATCGACCGCATGCAGCGCGAGGTGCATCTGCATGGCCAGCCGGTGGACATGGGCACCACCGAATTCGAGATCCTGTGGCTGCTGGCCAGCCAGCCGGGGCAGATCCTCTCGCGCGACCAGATCCTGCAGGCGGTGCGCGGCATCGGCTTCGACGGGCTGGACCGAAGCGTCGATGTCAGCATCGGCAAGCTGCGCCGCAAGCTGGGCGATGACGCGCGTGAACCGCGGCGGATCAAGACCGTGTGGGGCCGCGGCTACCAGTTCAACCCGTCGGCCTGGACCGCATGA
- the blaL2 gene encoding L2 family extended-spectrum class A beta-lactamase, whose product MLARRRFLQFSGAAVASSLALPLLARAAGQATANAPTDATLTAATDFAALEKACAGRLGVTLLDTASGRRIGHRQDERFPMCSTFKSMLAATVLSQAERTPALLDTRVPVRDADLLSHAPVTRRHAGKDMTVRDLCRATLITSDNTAANLLFGVVGGPPAVTAFLRASGDTLSRSDRLEPELNSFAKGDPRDTTTPAAMAATLQRVVLGEVLQPASRQQLADWLIDNETGDACLRAGLGKRWRVGDKTGSNGEDARNDIAVLWPVAGGAPWVLTAYLQAGAISYEQRATVLAQVGRIADRLIG is encoded by the coding sequence ATGCTCGCCCGTCGCCGATTCCTGCAGTTCAGTGGTGCTGCCGTGGCTTCCTCGCTTGCCCTGCCGCTGCTGGCACGTGCTGCGGGCCAGGCCACCGCCAACGCACCCACCGATGCCACCCTCACCGCCGCCACCGACTTCGCCGCGCTGGAAAAGGCCTGCGCCGGACGTCTCGGTGTGACCCTGCTGGATACTGCCAGCGGTCGCCGCATCGGTCATCGCCAGGACGAGCGCTTCCCGATGTGCAGCACCTTCAAGAGCATGCTGGCGGCCACCGTGCTCAGCCAGGCCGAGCGCACGCCGGCATTGCTGGACACGCGTGTGCCGGTGCGCGACGCCGATCTGCTCTCGCACGCACCGGTTACCCGCCGCCATGCAGGCAAGGACATGACCGTGCGTGACCTGTGCCGGGCCACGCTGATCACCAGTGACAACACCGCCGCCAACCTGCTGTTCGGTGTCGTCGGCGGTCCGCCCGCGGTAACCGCGTTCCTGCGCGCCAGCGGCGATACGCTGAGCCGCAGTGACCGCCTGGAGCCGGAGCTGAACAGCTTTGCCAAGGGGGATCCACGCGATACCACCACGCCGGCGGCGATGGCCGCGACCCTGCAGCGCGTGGTACTGGGCGAGGTGCTGCAGCCGGCGTCGCGGCAGCAGCTGGCCGATTGGCTGATCGACAACGAAACCGGTGACGCCTGCCTGCGCGCGGGCCTGGGCAAGCGCTGGCGCGTCGGTGACAAGACTGGCAGCAACGGCGAGGACGCGCGCAACGACATCGCCGTGCTGTGGCCCGTGGCCGGCGGCGCACCGTGGGTGCTGACGGCATATCTGCAGGCAGGCGCGATCAGCTACGAGCAACGCGCTACCGTGCTGGCACAGGTAGGGCGCATTGCCGATCGCCTGATCGGATGA
- a CDS encoding TonB-dependent receptor plug domain-containing protein: MTRKTSLIAAAVAVALGGSPFVAAAQQAGTAANTLDTVIVTGTRVADRTVAESQSPIDIITPEALQSTGTSELATALSRALPSLNFPRPALTDGTSGVRPAQLRGLSPDQVLVLVNGKRRHTSAMINVNGSIGRGSSAVDINAIPIAAIERVEVLRDGASAQYGSDAIAGVINIVLKGSGRGGSLAVDYGQYSAGDGNKYQLSGDTGVEFGDGRGRVHVAGQISQQDESNRAGPYRGTTPNTGNYPSIGQKTFIVGDPRVDATAASVNASFDFSDHVTGYASALLSNRDITSFAFYRSRNHLNQTALLAQTYPDGFVPEINQYSKDRSLVAGVKGNTDNGWTWDLSLNHGENTLDFHTRNSINYSLGATSPRSFYDGTLKYQQDIFNADLTKSLDWGLAYPVTLSFGGEYRKEKWDQKPGELNSYTGSGAQGFGGFTPTNEVHADRHNYAVYAGLEADLTEKFSAGITGRYEDYSDFGDRFSGKLSARYAFTDKVALRATASSGFRAPSLAQQGYQAVTSQFTNGVFVERGTFPTTSQAAQALGASPLKAETSTSYSLGLVLQPVDRLYITVDAYQIDIDNRIALSSSITTNAASSALLSSLGLPQVTAFSYFTNGLDTRTRGVDFVSSYTVPFSASSLELTAAYSYNDTEVRRVGGTPAVFGTLGLNQSLIGRDEIGRIEDSYPRDKAILSGTWRSDHWELGLAATRYGKFTVRNSATALRDQTYGDAWVVDASASYKPSSNWTLTVGADNLLDKYPDRTEDLQNSTFGMLPYSNYSPFGFNGAYVYGRVKYTW, from the coding sequence ATGACCCGCAAGACCAGCCTGATCGCCGCCGCCGTCGCTGTCGCACTCGGTGGCTCTCCGTTCGTTGCCGCTGCCCAGCAGGCCGGCACCGCCGCCAACACCCTGGACACGGTGATCGTCACCGGCACCCGCGTGGCCGACCGCACGGTCGCCGAGTCGCAGTCGCCGATCGACATCATCACCCCCGAAGCCCTGCAGTCCACCGGTACCAGTGAGCTGGCCACCGCACTGTCGCGCGCCCTGCCCTCACTGAACTTCCCGCGCCCGGCCCTGACCGACGGCACCAGCGGCGTGCGCCCGGCGCAGCTGCGTGGCCTGTCGCCGGACCAGGTGCTGGTGCTGGTCAACGGCAAGCGCCGCCATACCTCGGCGATGATCAACGTCAACGGCAGCATCGGCCGTGGCTCGTCGGCGGTGGACATCAACGCGATCCCGATCGCTGCCATCGAGCGCGTGGAAGTGCTACGCGACGGCGCGTCGGCGCAGTACGGCTCGGACGCCATCGCCGGCGTCATCAACATCGTGCTCAAGGGCAGCGGCCGTGGCGGCAGCCTGGCCGTGGACTACGGCCAGTACTCGGCCGGTGACGGCAACAAGTACCAGCTCTCCGGCGATACCGGCGTCGAGTTCGGCGACGGCCGTGGCCGCGTGCACGTGGCCGGCCAGATCAGCCAGCAGGACGAGAGCAACCGCGCCGGCCCGTACCGCGGCACCACGCCGAACACCGGCAACTACCCGAGCATCGGCCAGAAGACCTTCATCGTCGGCGACCCGCGCGTGGATGCCACTGCGGCCTCGGTCAACGCCAGCTTCGATTTCAGCGACCACGTAACCGGCTACGCCAGCGCGCTGCTCAGCAACCGCGACATCACCTCGTTCGCGTTCTATCGCTCGCGCAACCATCTGAACCAGACCGCGCTGCTGGCGCAGACCTATCCGGATGGTTTCGTGCCGGAGATCAACCAGTATTCCAAGGACCGCTCGCTGGTAGCCGGCGTCAAGGGCAACACCGACAACGGCTGGACCTGGGACCTGAGCCTGAACCACGGCGAGAACACCCTCGACTTCCACACCCGCAACAGCATCAACTACAGCCTGGGTGCAACCAGCCCGCGCTCGTTCTACGACGGCACGCTGAAGTACCAGCAGGACATCTTCAATGCCGACCTGACCAAGTCGCTGGACTGGGGCCTGGCCTACCCGGTCACGCTGTCCTTCGGCGGTGAGTACCGCAAGGAGAAGTGGGACCAGAAGCCGGGCGAACTGAATTCGTATACCGGCAGCGGCGCGCAGGGCTTCGGTGGCTTCACACCGACCAATGAAGTGCATGCCGACCGCCACAACTACGCGGTCTATGCGGGCCTGGAAGCGGACCTGACCGAGAAGTTCTCGGCCGGCATCACCGGCCGCTACGAGGACTACTCGGACTTCGGCGACCGCTTCTCCGGCAAGCTGTCGGCGCGCTACGCGTTCACCGACAAGGTCGCGCTGCGGGCCACCGCCTCCAGCGGCTTCCGCGCACCGTCGCTGGCGCAGCAGGGCTACCAGGCGGTGACCAGCCAGTTCACCAACGGCGTGTTCGTCGAGCGCGGCACCTTCCCGACCACCAGCCAGGCCGCGCAGGCACTGGGCGCCTCGCCGCTGAAAGCCGAGACCTCCACCTCCTACAGCCTGGGCCTGGTGCTGCAGCCGGTCGACCGCCTGTACATCACCGTCGATGCCTATCAGATCGACATCGACAACCGCATCGCGCTGTCGTCCAGCATCACCACCAACGCCGCCAGCAGCGCGCTGCTGAGCAGCCTGGGCCTGCCGCAGGTGACCGCGTTCTCGTACTTCACCAACGGGCTGGATACGCGTACCCGTGGCGTCGACTTCGTGTCCAGCTACACCGTGCCCTTCAGCGCCAGCAGTCTGGAACTGACCGCCGCGTACAGCTACAACGACACCGAAGTGCGCCGCGTCGGCGGCACCCCGGCGGTGTTCGGCACGCTGGGCCTGAACCAGTCGCTGATCGGCCGTGATGAGATCGGCCGCATCGAGGACAGCTACCCGCGCGACAAGGCGATCCTGAGCGGCACCTGGCGTTCGGACCACTGGGAACTCGGCCTGGCCGCGACCCGCTACGGCAAATTCACGGTGCGCAACTCGGCCACCGCGCTGCGCGACCAGACCTACGGCGACGCCTGGGTGGTCGATGCCTCGGCCAGCTACAAGCCGAGCAGCAACTGGACCCTCACCGTGGGCGCCGACAACCTGCTGGACAAGTACCCGGACCGCACCGAAGACCTGCAGAACTCGACCTTCGGCATGCTGCCGTACAGCAACTACTCGCCGTTCGGCTTCAACGGCGCGTATGTGTACGGCCGGGTCAAGTACACCTGGTAA